In Bacillus sp. NP247, one DNA window encodes the following:
- a CDS encoding peptide MFS transporter has translation MESAIQLEREQQRKKKHPPGLYLLFFTEMWERFSYYGLRGLLTLYLTTALVSGGLGFSPAWALSIYGFYTGACYFTPLIGGYLTDRFLGKRKAITIGGITMAIGNLTLFALQNQVGLYLGLALIIIGNGFFKPNISTLVGELYEEHDPKRDSAFTIFYMGINVGSFLAPLVCGFLSENLFKTTVDGVVHFGFRYGFLAASIGMIIGQILFTTLSNRFLGDIGKKPTRDLQTTDGQPTVGNTPLTKKEKQHTAVIVILTCFVVFFWAGFEQAGSSLTLYTNKFVDRSVFGWEVPTSWFQSVNPLFIILLAPAISALWAKLATRKNGDMKIPTKMGLGMILLGIGYIVLVIATLKTGSDEHNITEKANLLFIVFTYLFHTLGELFLSPVGLSMVSALAPVKLASLLMGVWLASSGIANILGGQLASFTTSLGYAEVFTVIGAVAIVLGCVLLSISKKLVKWMD, from the coding sequence ATGGAATCAGCGATACAACTAGAAAGAGAACAACAAAGAAAAAAGAAACATCCTCCAGGTTTATACTTACTCTTCTTTACAGAAATGTGGGAAAGATTTAGTTACTATGGATTACGAGGATTATTAACATTATATTTAACGACAGCTTTAGTAAGCGGTGGTCTTGGGTTTAGTCCAGCGTGGGCACTCTCTATTTACGGATTCTATACTGGTGCTTGTTATTTCACACCATTAATCGGTGGATACTTAACAGACCGTTTTCTAGGTAAACGAAAAGCCATCACAATTGGTGGTATAACGATGGCAATTGGTAACCTTACACTATTTGCCTTGCAAAACCAAGTCGGCCTATACCTCGGATTAGCGCTTATTATTATCGGTAATGGATTCTTCAAACCGAATATCTCTACACTTGTTGGAGAATTATACGAAGAGCACGATCCAAAGCGTGATAGTGCATTTACAATTTTCTATATGGGTATTAACGTTGGCTCGTTTTTAGCTCCACTCGTTTGCGGATTTTTATCAGAAAATTTATTCAAAACAACAGTAGATGGCGTTGTTCATTTCGGATTCCGTTACGGCTTCTTAGCCGCTTCAATCGGAATGATCATTGGACAAATTTTATTTACAACACTATCTAATCGCTTCCTTGGTGATATTGGTAAAAAACCAACCCGCGATTTACAAACAACAGATGGACAACCAACAGTAGGAAATACACCATTAACAAAAAAAGAAAAACAACATACAGCAGTTATCGTCATTTTAACGTGCTTCGTTGTCTTCTTCTGGGCTGGCTTTGAACAAGCTGGTAGTTCGTTAACATTATATACAAATAAATTCGTTGACCGCTCCGTATTCGGATGGGAAGTACCAACGTCTTGGTTCCAATCGGTCAATCCGTTATTTATTATTTTACTTGCACCAGCCATTTCAGCATTATGGGCGAAACTGGCAACTAGAAAAAATGGTGACATGAAAATCCCAACAAAAATGGGACTTGGTATGATCTTACTCGGTATCGGTTATATTGTTCTTGTTATCGCTACATTAAAAACAGGCAGTGACGAACATAACATTACAGAAAAAGCAAACTTACTATTTATCGTCTTTACGTATCTTTTCCATACGTTAGGTGAGCTATTCTTATCACCTGTCGGGCTATCAATGGTTAGTGCTCTCGCTCCAGTAAAACTAGCCTCTTTATTAATGGGCGTATGGTTAGCAAGCTCAGGTATTGCTAATATTTTAGGCGGACAGCTTGCAAGCTTCACAACTTCACTTGGATATGCAGAAGTATTCACAGTTATTGGCGCTGTGGCGATCGTTTTAGGTTGTGTTTTATTATCAATTTCTAAGAAATTAGTGAAATGGATGGATTAA
- a CDS encoding NCS2 family permease encodes MFQLQKYNTSVKQELLAGITTFFTFAYILVINPKILSDAGVPFDQAFTATIIATVIGTLCMAFLANYPIVIAPAMGMNAYFAYSVVQQAEGITYVIAFSAVFVTGIIFLLLSFTSFRQKLILAIPDSLKHAIAGGIGLFIAFIGLRLSGIIVDHPSNLVTIGDFHSPAVILTLIGLILAAVLMTLRVSGALFISMIVTGVIAFFTGQLKFEDKIVAMPHLPEGIIVSNPINAFSDVIEYGLYGVVFSFLLVLLFDTTGALLGLIKQAGLITDNTEKRFGKAFIADAVGGTTGSIFGTSPTAATIESSAGIAAGGKTGLTGIVVVGLTIITAFFSPVIASLSSVAAITAPSLIIVGSLMAQSIRDINWNEFEDALPAFLIFVGIPLTSSIANGIAIGFLVYPVLKIVKGKGMEVHPLLYLFTILFGCHLFL; translated from the coding sequence ATGTTTCAATTACAAAAATATAACACTTCTGTGAAGCAAGAGCTTTTAGCTGGCATCACAACTTTTTTTACATTTGCGTATATTCTGGTCATCAATCCGAAAATATTATCTGATGCAGGTGTACCATTTGATCAAGCTTTTACGGCAACTATTATTGCGACAGTTATTGGGACGCTATGTATGGCGTTTTTAGCTAACTATCCAATTGTTATTGCTCCAGCTATGGGAATGAATGCATATTTTGCGTATTCTGTTGTTCAACAGGCAGAGGGGATTACATATGTAATTGCCTTTTCAGCGGTATTTGTAACAGGGATTATTTTTCTTTTATTATCTTTTACTTCGTTTAGGCAAAAGTTAATTTTAGCAATTCCTGATAGTTTAAAGCATGCAATTGCAGGTGGAATTGGACTATTTATTGCTTTTATTGGATTACGCCTTTCTGGAATTATCGTTGATCATCCATCTAATTTAGTTACGATTGGTGATTTTCATTCTCCAGCCGTTATTTTAACTTTAATCGGTTTAATTTTAGCGGCGGTATTAATGACATTACGTGTGAGTGGTGCATTATTTATTAGTATGATTGTGACAGGAGTTATCGCCTTCTTTACAGGGCAACTGAAGTTTGAGGATAAAATTGTAGCGATGCCTCATTTACCAGAGGGAATTATCGTTTCGAATCCAATCAATGCATTTTCAGATGTAATCGAATACGGACTATATGGTGTTGTATTTTCGTTTTTGCTTGTACTTTTATTTGATACGACAGGTGCATTACTCGGTTTAATTAAACAAGCAGGTTTAATTACAGATAATACAGAGAAACGTTTTGGTAAAGCGTTTATTGCAGATGCGGTTGGCGGAACGACAGGTTCTATCTTTGGAACAAGTCCAACAGCAGCGACAATTGAATCGTCAGCTGGTATTGCTGCGGGTGGTAAAACGGGGTTAACAGGTATTGTAGTTGTTGGTCTAACAATTATAACGGCATTCTTCAGCCCTGTTATTGCTTCTTTATCAAGTGTAGCCGCTATTACAGCTCCTTCATTAATTATTGTAGGTAGTTTAATGGCACAAAGCATTCGGGATATTAATTGGAATGAATTTGAAGACGCATTACCGGCATTTTTAATTTTCGTTGGTATTCCGTTGACATCTAGTATTGCGAATGGAATTGCAATCGGATTTTTAGTGTATCCAGTCTTAAAGATTGTGAAAGGGAAAGGGATGGAAGTGCATCCGTTACTATACTTATTTACAATTTTATTTGGATGTCATTTATTCTTATAA
- a CDS encoding DNA-binding protein produces the protein MKNKKWIQFSLATAITLSIGSSYIPSTYAESSVDPAPEITAKVVNQNNGKKVLFDNTHGQTAGTADWVIDGGFSDFGNGIAQNGYHVKELRKSTPITYDDLKNYNVFIVPEANIPYKKSEQDAMLQYVKNGGSIFFIADHYNADRNKNRWDSSEVFNGYRRGAWDNPAKGMSTEETTSQAMQGVESSDWLSDNFGIRFRYNALGDVSAKNIVSPAQSFGITEGVSSVAMHAGSTLAITNPKLAKGLVYLPENPSKWNNAVDSGVYNGGGVAEGPYAAISKVGLGKAAFIGDSSPVEDATPKYVREDSGQTKKTYDGYKEENDAVLLENIVNWLAKQETFTSLDQVSGLQLDAPTALQTFEQPSLSTEPQPEPWSAPNAGYQWFNTNTFKPGSYGYNGAVTANDYTITRPSILPNNEVFQIKIQVNNLLPNTTYNNYSLGIFTTGGTQVAKVQNTNGTWPSTFGYSSAFSFTTNSFGSAEKIANVQLDSNTTGQATLRLRQNTTAKYNEAVTINKK, from the coding sequence ATGAAGAATAAAAAATGGATTCAATTTTCTTTAGCAACAGCAATCACACTTAGTATAGGGAGTTCTTACATTCCGTCTACTTACGCCGAAAGCTCCGTAGACCCAGCTCCTGAAATTACTGCAAAAGTTGTAAATCAAAACAATGGTAAGAAAGTATTATTCGATAATACACACGGTCAAACGGCTGGGACAGCTGATTGGGTTATTGATGGTGGTTTTTCTGATTTCGGAAACGGCATTGCCCAAAACGGATATCATGTAAAAGAACTGCGTAAATCAACACCTATTACATATGACGATTTAAAAAATTACAATGTGTTTATCGTTCCCGAAGCCAATATTCCTTATAAAAAATCTGAGCAAGACGCAATGTTACAATACGTGAAAAATGGCGGCAGTATTTTCTTCATTGCCGATCATTATAATGCAGATCGTAATAAAAACCGCTGGGACTCCTCAGAAGTGTTCAATGGATATAGACGCGGGGCATGGGATAATCCAGCAAAGGGAATGTCTACTGAAGAAACAACTTCACAAGCTATGCAAGGAGTAGAAAGCTCTGATTGGCTATCCGATAATTTTGGCATTCGCTTCCGTTACAATGCACTTGGTGATGTTTCAGCTAAAAATATCGTCTCACCTGCACAATCATTCGGAATTACAGAAGGCGTTTCATCTGTAGCAATGCATGCCGGCTCTACTCTTGCGATTACAAATCCAAAACTAGCGAAAGGTCTTGTGTATCTTCCAGAAAATCCATCAAAATGGAATAACGCTGTTGATAGCGGCGTTTATAACGGCGGTGGTGTTGCAGAGGGGCCTTATGCTGCTATTTCGAAAGTTGGCCTTGGAAAAGCAGCCTTTATTGGTGATTCTTCTCCTGTTGAAGATGCTACGCCAAAATATGTTCGCGAAGACTCAGGTCAAACAAAGAAAACTTATGATGGTTATAAAGAAGAAAACGATGCTGTTCTATTAGAAAACATCGTGAATTGGTTAGCGAAGCAAGAAACATTTACAAGCTTAGATCAAGTGAGTGGCTTACAGCTTGATGCACCTACAGCTCTACAAACATTTGAACAACCAAGTTTATCAACCGAACCACAACCAGAACCTTGGAGTGCACCAAACGCTGGTTACCAATGGTTTAATACAAATACATTTAAACCTGGTTCATACGGATATAACGGCGCAGTAACAGCAAACGATTATACGATTACACGCCCTAGCATTCTACCAAACAATGAAGTGTTCCAAATAAAAATTCAAGTAAATAACTTATTACCAAACACAACATACAATAATTACTCTTTAGGTATATTCACTACTGGCGGTACACAAGTAGCAAAAGTTCAAAATACAAATGGTACTTGGCCATCTACTTTTGGATATAGTAGTGCATTCTCTTTCACAACAAACAGCTTTGGTTCTGCTGAGAAAATTGCAAACGTACAACTTGATTCAAATACAACTGGACAAGCAACACTTCGTCTAAGACAAAACACAACAGCGAAATATAATGAGGCTGTAACGATTAATAAGAAGTAA
- a CDS encoding DUF4022 family protein: MLLSHIMGMNNIMSISTLALLLLAEVLVAIILIGISIEICSYGWKKSNGIKYFCLLVSLLLGTASILGLLVAPAYFFLQLIEKG, translated from the coding sequence ATGTTACTATCACATATTATGGGGATGAATAACATTATGTCTATTTCAACTTTAGCTCTCTTATTATTAGCAGAAGTACTCGTCGCCATTATTCTCATCGGTATTAGCATTGAAATTTGTAGTTATGGATGGAAAAAATCGAATGGAATTAAGTACTTTTGTCTCCTAGTTTCACTCCTTCTCGGAACCGCTAGCATACTAGGACTTCTCGTTGCACCCGCATATTTCTTCTTACAACTTATAGAAAAAGGATGA
- a CDS encoding amino acid permease yields MQHTNKSGTLNRGLKERHITLMSLGSAIGVGLFLGSASAIKLAGPSILLGYMIAGLVIFFIMRALGEMAIEQPVAGSFSKYANDYIGPLAGYITGWNYWFLWVVTCMAEITAAGIYMQYWFPDIPRWTWALLALLLMSAFNFLSVKVFGELEFWFALIKIVTIICMIVVGAGIILFGFGNGGIATGISNLWSHGGWFPNGFSGLLLSLQMVLFAYLGVELIGVTAGEAQNPKKTLAKAIDNVFWRILLFYVGALFVMMAIYPWNELGEKGSPFVLTFQQIGIAKAAGIINFVVLTAALSSCNGGLFSTGRMLFTLAQQKKAPERFGRLNKNGIPSQGIVATTIVLLIGVILNYLVPAKVFTWLTSISTFGAIWTWGIILVAQIKFRKGLPTQNKQKLSYKMPLFPLSSYFSLAFLALVLGIMAYSEDTRIALIVGPIWLIGLAIVYYMKGFHKIDETPNSKIS; encoded by the coding sequence ATGCAGCACACAAACAAATCAGGAACTTTAAATCGAGGTTTAAAAGAACGGCATATTACTTTAATGTCTCTCGGTTCAGCTATTGGCGTTGGACTATTTTTAGGATCAGCTTCTGCTATTAAACTAGCTGGTCCTTCCATTTTACTAGGTTATATGATCGCTGGGCTCGTTATTTTTTTCATTATGCGGGCGCTCGGAGAAATGGCAATTGAACAACCAGTTGCTGGTTCTTTTAGTAAATATGCTAATGATTATATCGGCCCACTAGCTGGCTATATTACTGGTTGGAACTACTGGTTCTTATGGGTTGTTACTTGTATGGCTGAAATTACAGCAGCTGGAATTTACATGCAGTACTGGTTCCCAGATATCCCGCGCTGGACTTGGGCGTTACTCGCTCTATTATTAATGAGCGCTTTCAACTTCTTATCGGTAAAAGTATTTGGAGAACTTGAGTTTTGGTTTGCTCTCATTAAAATTGTCACAATTATCTGTATGATAGTAGTTGGAGCTGGAATTATTTTATTCGGATTCGGAAACGGCGGTATCGCTACTGGTATTTCAAATCTTTGGTCACATGGTGGCTGGTTCCCAAATGGTTTTTCTGGGTTACTACTCTCTTTACAAATGGTGTTATTCGCTTATTTAGGCGTTGAACTAATCGGTGTTACAGCTGGTGAAGCTCAAAATCCGAAGAAAACACTCGCAAAAGCAATTGATAACGTGTTTTGGAGAATATTACTGTTCTACGTTGGGGCTCTATTCGTTATGATGGCAATTTATCCATGGAACGAACTTGGCGAGAAAGGAAGTCCATTCGTATTAACATTCCAGCAAATCGGTATCGCAAAAGCAGCAGGTATTATTAACTTTGTCGTATTAACAGCAGCTCTTTCTTCTTGTAACGGCGGTTTATTTAGTACAGGCCGTATGCTATTTACATTAGCTCAGCAGAAGAAAGCTCCTGAAAGATTTGGTCGTTTAAATAAAAATGGCATTCCAAGTCAAGGAATTGTAGCAACTACTATCGTTTTACTCATTGGTGTTATATTAAACTATCTCGTACCTGCAAAGGTATTTACATGGCTCACTAGCATTTCAACTTTCGGGGCAATTTGGACTTGGGGCATTATATTAGTTGCACAAATTAAGTTCCGTAAAGGTTTGCCCACGCAAAACAAACAAAAATTATCGTATAAAATGCCTTTATTCCCATTAAGTTCATATTTCTCACTCGCTTTCCTTGCATTAGTATTGGGTATAATGGCGTATTCAGAAGATACACGAATTGCATTGATTGTCGGCCCAATTTGGCTTATTGGCTTAGCTATCGTGTATTACATGAAAGGATTTCATAAGATTGATGAAACACCTAATTCAAAAATTAGTTAA
- a CDS encoding GNAT family N-acetyltransferase, which produces MITVKQIDASETYLFRQTILRPNQSLEDCKYDSDYETDAFHLGAFLHDELVSIASFSKEIHPDLQAGTHYRLRGMATLPNFRNQHAGSSLIRKAEQVLQEREANILWCNARITVADYYKRLGFHEHGEIFEIDPMGLHKVMYKEI; this is translated from the coding sequence TTGATTACCGTGAAACAGATTGATGCGTCTGAAACATATTTATTTCGTCAAACGATTTTGCGTCCCAATCAATCATTAGAAGATTGTAAATACGATTCAGATTACGAAACAGACGCCTTTCATTTAGGTGCATTTCTACATGATGAACTTGTTAGCATCGCCTCCTTCTCTAAAGAAATACATCCTGATTTACAAGCTGGTACCCACTATCGTCTACGAGGAATGGCAACATTACCTAATTTCCGAAACCAGCATGCTGGCAGCTCCTTAATCCGTAAAGCTGAACAAGTCCTCCAAGAACGCGAAGCAAATATTCTATGGTGTAATGCCCGAATTACCGTAGCGGATTATTACAAACGATTAGGTTTCCATGAGCATGGTGAAATCTTCGAGATTGATCCAATGGGACTACATAAAGTAATGTATAAAGAAATATAA
- a CDS encoding helix-turn-helix transcriptional regulator, protein MAVSKIKVARVQLGLTQQQLAEKVGVTRQTISLIEKGKYNPSLDLCLKICYAVDKTLNDLFWVEKE, encoded by the coding sequence ATGGCTGTAAGTAAAATAAAAGTCGCGCGTGTTCAGTTAGGTTTAACACAGCAACAATTAGCAGAAAAAGTAGGCGTTACAAGGCAAACGATTAGTTTAATTGAGAAGGGGAAATACAACCCGTCTTTAGATTTATGTTTGAAAATTTGTTATGCGGTAGATAAAACATTGAATGATTTGTTTTGGGTGGAAAAGGAGTGA
- a CDS encoding DUF2339 domain-containing protein yields the protein MKEDLNKKIEALETAIETMQETLYELKAKQRKIEVDKVQQNVNKEKKEYIEAVSNEKLQEDVVKKRESMQEPVVKQVDISVFKPEPFNIIKFCQTWLPRIFVGIMLLGVIWLFKAGVDAGLLTPAIRVVFGIVLSAGLYYVGDIQIKRERQALGLVLAGGSITGIVLTTFAAHYLYEFIPASIAFICNIIWVILGIYLAKRYRSEYLAIFIAVGAFFVPFLLNSTTPNTYIFFSYETILTISLLWYALRNRYKYLYMISYVVAAIVLFVFFTVMSILVENVQVQLTVVYGAIHLLLFWHMFSERSFIQEARLAIFSASAVFFIVAISQTPEFTTWGLVISAFVHVVMFALEYRKNKHSVFTNLIFGFAMGSFSLAILYEYSLVNAAIVLLLQGFLGMVTAIKVKQNIKLYVSVTIYAIGMVQTIFSPFDEFISTGFVAHVILIGTFYYCMRQAKEVLASFGKYVYSIALYSLMVIVFITITRIGEVLSTDGSIISVSVSLLWMVYALFAVWFGRYRQMNEILYAGLVVLVVTVGKLFLLDLPEVSMMIRAVLFLIVGSIGIVISRMFFSKEEE from the coding sequence ATGAAGGAGGATTTAAATAAGAAAATAGAAGCGCTCGAAACGGCAATTGAAACGATGCAAGAGACACTTTATGAATTGAAAGCGAAACAAAGAAAAATAGAAGTAGATAAAGTTCAACAAAATGTTAATAAAGAAAAGAAAGAATATATTGAAGCAGTAAGTAATGAAAAGTTACAAGAAGATGTTGTTAAGAAGAGGGAGTCCATGCAAGAGCCAGTGGTGAAACAAGTAGATATATCTGTATTTAAACCAGAACCATTTAATATTATAAAGTTTTGTCAAACATGGTTACCACGCATATTTGTCGGTATTATGCTACTTGGCGTTATTTGGTTATTTAAAGCAGGGGTAGATGCCGGATTGTTAACACCAGCAATACGGGTTGTATTTGGTATAGTACTATCTGCCGGTTTGTATTATGTAGGAGATATACAAATTAAAAGAGAGCGGCAAGCGTTAGGGTTAGTATTAGCTGGAGGAAGTATTACTGGAATTGTTTTAACGACGTTTGCGGCACATTATTTATATGAATTTATTCCTGCAAGTATTGCGTTTATTTGCAACATTATATGGGTTATTTTAGGGATTTATTTAGCGAAAAGATATAGATCGGAATACCTCGCTATTTTCATAGCGGTGGGAGCATTTTTTGTTCCTTTCTTGTTAAATAGTACGACTCCTAATACGTATATTTTCTTTAGTTATGAGACGATATTAACAATTAGTCTATTATGGTATGCATTGAGAAACCGTTATAAGTACTTGTATATGATTTCTTATGTTGTGGCGGCAATTGTCCTATTTGTCTTCTTTACTGTTATGTCAATATTAGTAGAGAATGTGCAAGTACAGTTAACAGTTGTATACGGCGCAATTCACTTGCTATTATTTTGGCATATGTTTTCGGAGAGAAGTTTTATACAAGAAGCACGATTGGCGATATTTAGTGCGAGTGCAGTTTTCTTTATTGTAGCCATTTCTCAAACTCCTGAATTTACAACGTGGGGATTAGTTATAAGTGCATTTGTGCATGTTGTTATGTTCGCACTTGAATATAGGAAGAATAAACATTCTGTATTTACAAATCTAATATTTGGCTTTGCAATGGGGTCATTTAGTTTAGCGATTTTATACGAGTACAGTTTGGTGAATGCAGCAATCGTATTATTGTTACAAGGTTTCCTTGGTATGGTTACTGCTATTAAAGTAAAGCAAAATATTAAATTGTATGTAAGTGTAACGATTTATGCCATTGGAATGGTACAGACGATTTTTAGTCCGTTTGATGAGTTCATTTCGACAGGATTTGTCGCTCATGTTATTTTGATAGGAACGTTCTATTATTGCATGAGACAAGCGAAAGAAGTGTTAGCGAGTTTTGGTAAATATGTTTATTCCATAGCGCTCTACTCGTTAATGGTCATTGTATTTATTACAATTACTAGGATCGGTGAAGTTCTTTCTACAGATGGAAGTATAATTAGCGTATCTGTATCGTTATTATGGATGGTATATGCGTTATTTGCAGTTTGGTTTGGCCGTTATAGACAGATGAACGAAATATTATATGCTGGCTTAGTCGTATTAGTAGTAACAGTAGGGAAGTTATTCCTTCTCGACCTACCAGAGGTGTCGATGATGATTAGGGCGGTGTTATTCTTAATCGTTGGTAGTATAGGTATCGTTATTTCAAGAATGTTTTTCTCAAAAGAAGAGGAGTGA
- the brnQ gene encoding branched-chain amino acid transport system II carrier protein → MKLLQKKEILLISLMLFSMFFGAGNLIFPPFLGYEAGEHVWIALLGFIISATGLPILGVIAIAKAGSFQTLAGRVHSSFAIIFPCIVYLFIGPGLGIPRAGSLAFEMGPGQLFPEAGSLVLLCYTAIFFSIVYWLSLSPSKLMGLFGKVLTPLLLCMIALIFIKSMFTTVGDVKEPIGDYGQAPMFQGFLDGYLTMDALAALIFGIVIANALRAKGIEDDKGLAKYMSIAGIGAGLLLSIIYVILGYVGSISGSLGTFDNGAKVLAQVMTTLFGQGGLVLLGLIFTVACLCVSIGLVTSCSQFFASVFPKVSYKVWAFILSFVSMILANLGLTQILKVSVPILGFIYPIALTLIILGLFHKYIGKYVYVYSVTIGIVALFSAIDILNKSVLMNKWTPLLKMLPFYSEGVGWIVPAFVGACLGVIVSIAINKNK, encoded by the coding sequence ATGAAATTGTTACAGAAAAAAGAAATTTTACTTATTAGTCTTATGTTATTCTCTATGTTCTTTGGAGCGGGAAATCTTATATTTCCACCTTTCCTTGGATATGAAGCAGGAGAACATGTATGGATTGCATTGTTAGGTTTTATTATATCAGCAACAGGGCTTCCTATATTAGGGGTTATCGCTATTGCGAAAGCGGGAAGCTTTCAAACGTTAGCGGGCAGGGTTCATTCTTCGTTTGCAATTATATTTCCATGTATTGTGTACTTATTTATTGGACCAGGTCTTGGTATACCACGTGCAGGAAGTTTAGCTTTTGAAATGGGACCAGGTCAGTTGTTCCCAGAAGCGGGTAGCTTAGTTTTGTTATGTTACACGGCTATTTTCTTTAGTATTGTTTACTGGTTAAGTTTATCACCGTCTAAATTAATGGGCTTGTTCGGAAAAGTATTGACGCCGTTATTATTATGTATGATTGCACTTATTTTTATAAAGAGTATGTTTACAACGGTAGGAGATGTGAAAGAGCCAATAGGGGACTATGGACAAGCTCCGATGTTCCAAGGGTTTTTAGACGGATATTTAACGATGGATGCGTTAGCGGCTTTAATATTTGGGATTGTTATTGCAAATGCTTTGCGTGCAAAAGGTATTGAAGATGATAAAGGTTTAGCGAAATATATGAGTATTGCTGGTATTGGAGCAGGGCTTTTATTATCTATTATTTATGTCATTCTTGGATATGTTGGCTCAATTAGCGGTTCATTGGGTACATTTGATAACGGTGCGAAAGTATTGGCGCAAGTTATGACGACATTATTTGGACAAGGCGGGTTAGTTTTATTAGGTCTTATTTTTACTGTCGCTTGTCTATGTGTTTCAATCGGACTTGTTACGTCTTGTAGTCAATTTTTCGCAAGTGTATTTCCGAAAGTGTCTTATAAAGTTTGGGCATTTATATTAAGTTTTGTGAGTATGATTTTAGCTAATTTAGGATTAACGCAAATTTTAAAAGTATCGGTACCGATTCTTGGATTTATTTATCCAATTGCACTAACGCTTATTATTTTAGGGTTATTCCATAAGTATATTGGGAAGTATGTATACGTATATTCGGTAACGATTGGGATCGTAGCGTTATTTAGTGCGATTGATATTTTAAACAAAAGTGTACTGATGAATAAATGGACACCACTACTAAAAATGCTTCCGTTTTATTCAGAAGGTGTAGGTTGGATTGTTCCGGCATTTGTAGGTGCCTGCCTCGGTGTAATTGTTAGTATTGCTATAAATAAGAATAAATAA